The following coding sequences lie in one Parachlamydia acanthamoebae genomic window:
- the astD gene encoding succinylglutamate-semialdehyde dehydrogenase has translation MPNQHRLCIQNSWEKGSGPLFQSFNPATGELLWEGNAADREDVDRAIGAALQAFEEWANLPINERIDYLLSFRDELEEEKNTLALVIAQETGKPLWESKGEVDAMLAKIAISIDAYQVRCPNTTLPQSANVVKTHHKPHGVAVVLGPFNFPGHLPNGHIIPALLAGNTIVFKPSELTPLVGEFIAQIWQRSGLPEGVLNLVQGGRDTGNYLTEHPYLNALFFTGSWETGKKLSEKFATHPDKILALEMGGNNPLIIDSVKNLKAAAYTTIQSAFLTAGQRCTCARRLIVIESEQGRAFVHALVDLMQKIRVGPYTDEPEPFMGPVIHLNAAQNFLKKQASLLELGGKALVEMKQIKEGLPFLSPGLIDVSEVHHVPDEEIFGPLLQLTYAKNLSDAIEKANHTVYGLSAGILTDQADHFDIFYRKIRAGVINWNTPLTGASSSAPFGGIGNSGNHRPSAFYAADYCSYPVASTESCLLQMPSKMPPGIAP, from the coding sequence ATGCCGAACCAACATCGTTTATGCATTCAAAATAGTTGGGAAAAAGGTTCTGGACCACTTTTTCAATCCTTTAATCCCGCAACAGGAGAGCTTTTGTGGGAAGGAAATGCGGCAGACCGCGAAGATGTCGATCGAGCCATTGGAGCTGCATTACAAGCTTTTGAAGAATGGGCTAATCTCCCGATCAATGAAAGAATCGATTATCTTTTAAGCTTTCGCGATGAACTTGAAGAAGAAAAAAATACCCTAGCTTTAGTGATTGCCCAAGAGACAGGCAAACCTTTATGGGAGTCTAAGGGAGAAGTTGATGCAATGCTCGCCAAAATTGCGATTTCCATCGATGCCTACCAAGTACGTTGCCCAAATACCACACTCCCACAATCGGCAAATGTTGTCAAAACACATCATAAGCCCCATGGCGTCGCCGTTGTTTTAGGACCCTTCAATTTCCCTGGACATCTTCCCAATGGGCACATTATCCCTGCCCTGCTCGCCGGAAATACAATCGTTTTTAAGCCCAGCGAACTGACCCCTCTGGTAGGAGAATTTATCGCCCAGATTTGGCAAAGAAGTGGCTTACCAGAAGGCGTGCTGAATCTTGTTCAGGGAGGACGAGACACGGGTAATTATCTGACAGAGCATCCATACCTCAATGCTCTTTTTTTCACAGGTAGCTGGGAAACAGGAAAAAAACTGTCCGAAAAATTCGCCACACACCCCGATAAAATTTTGGCACTTGAAATGGGTGGAAATAATCCTCTCATCATCGATTCTGTTAAAAATCTCAAAGCTGCAGCCTATACAACCATTCAATCCGCTTTTTTGACAGCAGGCCAGCGTTGTACTTGTGCCAGAAGATTGATTGTGATCGAAAGTGAACAAGGTAGAGCTTTTGTGCATGCACTCGTTGATCTGATGCAAAAGATTCGGGTAGGCCCCTATACAGACGAACCAGAACCATTTATGGGACCGGTTATCCACCTAAATGCCGCGCAAAATTTCTTAAAAAAGCAAGCGTCTTTATTAGAACTTGGAGGGAAAGCGCTTGTAGAAATGAAGCAAATCAAAGAAGGCCTTCCCTTTCTTTCTCCAGGTTTAATCGATGTCAGCGAAGTTCACCATGTTCCAGACGAAGAAATTTTTGGCCCTCTTCTACAGCTAACTTATGCCAAGAATCTATCGGATGCCATTGAAAAGGCTAATCATACTGTTTATGGATTAAGTGCTGGAATACTCACTGATCAAGCCGATCATTTCGACATCTTTTACCGCAAGATTCGGGCTGGAGTCATTAATTGGAATACCCCTTTGACAGGAGCGAGCAGTTCCGCACCTTTTGGAGGAATCGGAAACAGTGGAAATCATCGTCCTAGTGCCTTCTACGCGGCAGATTATTGTAGCTATCCCGTTGCTTCTACCGAATCATGTCTCTTACAAATGCCCTCGAAAATGCCTCCAGGAATTGCGCCATAG
- a CDS encoding chemotaxis protein CheW yields MLFLLFYVGRERYVCDSQYIVEVVPNVKLKELPHTPPYVAGLLNSGGSPIPIIDFCQLIENRPSQACMHTRIIVLSDQVEGKQHSMGIIAEKVTETIDRELSDFVDPGVLIEELPFLGKVLNDYGDMIRMVQVPKLFESMESVLF; encoded by the coding sequence ATGTTATTTCTTCTTTTTTACGTGGGTCGCGAAAGATATGTTTGCGATAGCCAATACATTGTAGAGGTTGTCCCGAATGTAAAACTAAAAGAGCTTCCTCATACACCTCCCTATGTAGCCGGATTGTTAAATTCTGGAGGTAGCCCAATCCCCATTATCGATTTTTGCCAACTTATCGAAAATAGGCCTTCTCAGGCTTGTATGCATACCCGAATTATTGTTTTATCAGATCAGGTGGAAGGAAAGCAGCATTCAATGGGAATTATTGCTGAAAAAGTTACGGAAACAATTGATCGCGAGTTATCAGACTTTGTTGATCCAGGGGTTCTCATTGAAGAACTTCCATTCTTAGGTAAGGTTCTGAATGACTACGGCGACATGATTCGTATGGTGCAAGTTCCCAAATTATTTGAGTCGATGGAATCTGTATTGTTTTAA
- the astB gene encoding N-succinylarginine dihydrolase, which yields MNQAYEVNFDGLVGPTHNYSGLSYGNTASLHNQNLPSNPRAAALQGLEKMKMLHDLGIKQGVFPPHERPHLPTLRVLGFTESEDRLGEAVFKTSPEIFFNCFSAAAMWTANAATVSPSVDSSDKHVHFTPANLCSKFHRSFEHHTTQKILKTIFSNPIYFIHHDALPSNSYFSDEGAANHTRFCNGYGNPGIQLFVYGKSSFHPTIIQPLKFPARQADEASYAIARLHKLYPKHTVFAQQSPEAIDAGVFHNDVISVGNQHLFFYHEDAFFRTEEVIQDLQKKVRDICLQDLFLIKVPKKRISLAQAVKSYLFNSQIVTLEDQTMTILAPQECQMTPEVELFLRELSQEPQNPINSIRYLDLNQSMQNGGGPACLRLRIVLTEQELAETHPHVLFTETLYQNLSKWIQKHYRDRLTPHELVDPTLIQETRQALDELTQILQLGSIYSFQQN from the coding sequence ATGAACCAAGCATACGAAGTCAATTTTGATGGATTAGTCGGACCCACACATAATTATAGTGGCCTTTCTTACGGGAATACAGCATCTCTACATAATCAAAATCTTCCATCCAATCCTAGAGCCGCGGCTTTACAAGGATTAGAAAAGATGAAAATGCTACATGATTTGGGAATCAAACAAGGAGTCTTCCCTCCCCATGAACGCCCCCACCTTCCCACTCTACGCGTCTTAGGATTTACTGAATCGGAAGACCGTTTAGGGGAAGCCGTTTTTAAAACGTCTCCCGAAATTTTTTTTAATTGTTTTTCCGCTGCAGCCATGTGGACAGCCAATGCAGCAACTGTTTCCCCTTCAGTAGACTCCTCTGACAAGCATGTGCATTTTACCCCTGCAAATCTATGCAGCAAATTCCATCGTTCTTTTGAACACCACACTACTCAAAAAATTCTAAAAACCATTTTCTCTAATCCCATTTATTTTATACATCATGACGCACTGCCTTCTAACTCCTACTTTTCCGATGAAGGCGCCGCGAATCACACCCGTTTTTGCAATGGCTACGGAAATCCTGGAATTCAGCTATTTGTCTATGGAAAATCCAGTTTTCATCCCACTATTATCCAACCCTTAAAGTTTCCCGCGCGGCAAGCGGATGAAGCCAGCTATGCAATTGCTCGATTGCATAAACTCTATCCAAAGCATACAGTCTTTGCGCAGCAAAGTCCTGAAGCCATCGATGCGGGTGTTTTTCATAATGATGTGATCTCTGTAGGAAATCAGCATCTGTTTTTTTATCATGAAGATGCTTTCTTCAGAACAGAAGAGGTGATTCAAGACTTACAAAAAAAAGTTCGAGACATTTGCTTGCAAGATCTCTTTTTAATTAAAGTCCCCAAAAAACGCATTTCTCTTGCACAAGCTGTGAAATCTTATTTATTTAATTCTCAAATTGTTACGCTAGAAGACCAGACCATGACCATTCTAGCTCCGCAAGAATGTCAAATGACCCCAGAAGTTGAGCTTTTCTTACGAGAGCTTTCACAAGAACCGCAAAATCCAATCAATTCCATTCGATACCTTGATCTTAATCAGAGCATGCAAAACGGCGGAGGTCCAGCCTGCTTGCGATTGCGCATTGTGTTGACCGAACAAGAATTGGCCGAAACACATCCGCATGTGTTATTTACTGAAACATTATATCAAAACCTCTCTAAATGGATTCAAAAGCATTATCGAGATCGACTAACTCCTCATGAGCTTGTCGATCCCACATTGATCCAGGAAACACGTCAAGCGTTAGATGAGTTGACTCAAATTTTACAGCTTGGTTCAATCTATTCCTTTCAGCAAAATTAG
- a CDS encoding mercuric reductase, giving the protein MTDSNAPSQDFAQKIHADIFPSNWKNPKPIETYDLLVIGGGPGGMTAASIGKSLNASVAFVEKKHFGGECLSYGCIPSKAMIRSSRVAAEVRHAQYFGVEVPKDWKVDFGAVMQRVHRLQATISPHDSAEHFKKLGVDVFLGAGHFIGPNQLEVAGQTITFKKAIIATGTQPAPFAIPGLDETDYLTNQTIFELSTLPKRLGVIGGGPISCELSQAFLRFGSQVTVVTNSATLLPKDYPEATERLKKVLENEGMQIFTQSKVVRVEKKGKEKILYLEGQSTGIPVDEILVAVGRAPVVEGLGLDQAGISYDSRKGISTNGFLQTTNPHVYAIGDVTSKYKFTHISKELAGLAVSNALKGGEGQKDALIVPWCTFTSPEIAHVGLSQQEAQARGIDVETLVMEFANVDRAILDEETIGFVQLIVKKGTSEIIGGDIMAQHAGDMIAEISVAMASKDGLLALTKAIHPFPTQSQAIRTAAELLLKKRSKD; this is encoded by the coding sequence TGTTGGTTATTGGAGGTGGACCCGGGGGGATGACGGCAGCCTCAATCGGCAAAAGTCTAAATGCTTCAGTTGCTTTTGTTGAAAAAAAACATTTTGGTGGTGAGTGCTTAAGTTATGGATGTATACCCTCAAAAGCAATGATTCGCTCATCCCGTGTTGCTGCAGAAGTACGCCATGCGCAATATTTTGGAGTCGAGGTCCCTAAAGATTGGAAGGTCGATTTTGGGGCTGTGATGCAGCGAGTCCACCGTTTACAAGCAACCATATCTCCCCATGATTCAGCCGAACATTTTAAAAAACTAGGTGTGGATGTTTTTCTTGGAGCAGGTCATTTTATCGGACCCAATCAGTTGGAGGTTGCAGGACAAACCATCACCTTTAAAAAAGCGATTATTGCCACAGGAACACAGCCCGCGCCTTTTGCGATTCCTGGATTAGATGAAACCGATTATTTGACAAACCAAACCATATTCGAATTATCCACCTTGCCAAAACGTTTAGGTGTCATAGGTGGAGGGCCCATTAGTTGTGAGCTTTCCCAGGCCTTTTTGCGTTTTGGTTCTCAGGTTACCGTGGTTACAAATAGTGCGACACTATTACCAAAAGATTACCCAGAAGCAACCGAACGTTTGAAAAAGGTATTGGAAAATGAAGGAATGCAAATTTTCACTCAATCAAAAGTGGTGCGAGTTGAGAAAAAGGGAAAAGAGAAGATTTTATACCTAGAAGGACAGTCCACAGGCATTCCCGTGGATGAAATCCTCGTGGCGGTGGGAAGAGCACCTGTTGTAGAGGGATTGGGATTAGATCAGGCTGGAATTAGTTATGATAGCCGTAAGGGAATTTCAACGAATGGATTCCTCCAAACAACAAATCCACATGTTTATGCAATTGGCGATGTCACTTCAAAGTATAAATTCACCCACATTTCGAAAGAATTGGCCGGTTTAGCGGTCTCCAATGCATTAAAAGGTGGAGAAGGGCAAAAAGATGCCTTAATTGTGCCATGGTGTACCTTTACATCTCCTGAAATTGCCCATGTGGGCTTAAGTCAGCAGGAAGCACAAGCGCGTGGAATTGATGTGGAGACGCTTGTTATGGAATTTGCAAATGTTGATCGAGCCATTTTGGATGAAGAAACCATCGGCTTTGTGCAATTAATTGTGAAAAAGGGAACATCCGAAATCATCGGCGGAGATATCATGGCCCAACATGCAGGGGATATGATTGCTGAAATCAGCGTGGCGATGGCATCTAAAGATGGATTGCTGGCATTAACAAAAGCGATTCATCCTTTTCCAACACAAAGTCAAGCTATCCGAACGGCTGCCGAGCTACTCTTAAAAAAGCGATCAAAGGACTAA
- a CDS encoding chemotaxis protein CheW, giving the protein MVESLDEFGFPGLDHQRGAVSANKLLDRVPEESYIEEWTDLLMRPKEREKIVAEESAVIFRLSNEWLALSTFVLVEVTNRRPFHSIPHVTYPAFLGTVNFRGQLWMGVNMHVFLNIELTHEPIESKAFPASRMLAIEQANKRWVFPVDEVFGVHHFDRRILENVPVTVMRSNVNYLQGVFKWQNKNVAYIDSDLLFHSLERSIL; this is encoded by the coding sequence ATGGTTGAATCTTTAGATGAATTTGGATTTCCAGGATTAGATCATCAGCGTGGAGCGGTATCTGCAAATAAATTGCTAGATAGAGTTCCCGAGGAAAGCTATATTGAGGAATGGACCGACTTATTGATGAGACCTAAAGAAAGAGAAAAAATCGTCGCTGAAGAGTCCGCAGTGATTTTTCGCCTTTCAAATGAATGGCTTGCGCTTTCAACATTCGTACTTGTAGAAGTGACCAACCGCCGACCATTTCACTCCATCCCACACGTTACATACCCTGCTTTTTTAGGCACGGTCAACTTTCGTGGGCAGCTTTGGATGGGTGTTAACATGCATGTTTTTTTAAACATTGAATTAACCCACGAACCGATTGAATCTAAGGCTTTTCCTGCTAGCCGCATGCTGGCCATTGAACAAGCTAACAAGCGATGGGTTTTTCCTGTCGACGAAGTTTTTGGAGTGCATCATTTCGACCGTCGCATTTTAGAAAATGTGCCCGTTACAGTCATGCGCTCTAATGTTAATTATCTTCAAGGTGTGTTTAAATGGCAGAATAAAAATGTGGCTTATATTGACTCGGATCTTCTTTTTCATAGTCTTGAAAGGAGTATTTTATGA
- a CDS encoding hydrolase — protein MTNHPLLSYVNWIQGEQEDLVALLETWTNINTSSFNLEGLQKQTTLLKEAFSKLGGHVEEIALPPCEQIDSKGKWRQKPLGKALSIIKHPEAPIQVFLGGHMDTVFAPESAFQKTQKIDQNILQGPGVADMKGGLIILLKALEALEKSPFAGKIGWHVLINPDEEIGSPGSAPLIRQFSKNKQLGLLFEPAFSDGSIVSARKGSANFTVIAKGKSAHAGRDFAAGRNAIVGLARLICELDELNDLDQKVTLNIGKVEGGEAVNVVPDTALCRFNMRASLPEEFVLVKETIHNILSTLNANKEITLTLYQHGERTPKMFDEKHQTLFKNLQQTAQAMGVALTWKASGGICDGNILAEEGIPSIDTLGAIGGNIHTHEEYILINSLVQRAQLTALFLMQLESLFKGKL, from the coding sequence GTGACAAATCACCCTCTACTTTCATACGTCAATTGGATCCAGGGAGAGCAAGAAGACCTGGTTGCGCTTTTGGAAACATGGACAAACATAAACACTTCCTCGTTCAATCTTGAAGGACTCCAGAAACAAACAACCCTCTTGAAAGAAGCCTTTTCGAAATTGGGCGGCCACGTAGAAGAAATTGCTTTGCCACCCTGCGAGCAGATCGATTCTAAAGGAAAATGGCGTCAAAAGCCACTCGGCAAAGCCTTATCCATTATTAAGCATCCAGAAGCCCCTATTCAAGTTTTTTTAGGTGGGCATATGGATACCGTATTTGCTCCAGAGAGTGCCTTTCAGAAAACACAAAAAATCGATCAAAATATTTTGCAAGGCCCTGGCGTCGCAGATATGAAGGGGGGACTTATTATTCTTCTGAAGGCTTTAGAAGCTTTAGAGAAGAGTCCCTTTGCAGGAAAAATTGGCTGGCATGTGTTGATTAACCCAGATGAAGAAATAGGTTCTCCAGGATCTGCTCCACTGATTCGGCAATTCTCCAAAAACAAGCAGCTCGGCTTACTTTTCGAACCTGCTTTCTCCGATGGTTCAATCGTTTCAGCTAGAAAAGGCTCTGCCAATTTTACCGTCATCGCTAAAGGCAAATCAGCACACGCAGGCCGAGATTTCGCCGCTGGACGCAATGCCATTGTGGGGCTTGCACGGTTAATCTGTGAACTCGACGAGCTTAATGACCTTGATCAAAAAGTTACTTTAAATATTGGGAAAGTGGAGGGTGGCGAAGCTGTCAATGTTGTTCCAGATACTGCCTTATGTCGATTCAATATGCGAGCCTCCCTTCCAGAAGAATTTGTGCTCGTCAAAGAAACCATTCATAACATTCTCTCCACGCTAAACGCAAATAAAGAGATTACCCTGACTTTGTACCAACATGGAGAACGCACCCCTAAAATGTTTGATGAAAAACATCAGACTCTCTTCAAAAATTTGCAACAGACAGCTCAGGCTATGGGAGTTGCGCTCACCTGGAAAGCCTCGGGGGGCATTTGTGATGGCAATATCTTGGCGGAGGAAGGGATCCCTTCGATCGACACTTTAGGAGCCATAGGAGGAAATATCCATACACATGAAGAATATATTCTCATCAATAGTCTCGTTCAGCGCGCTCAATTAACAGCTCTTTTTTTGATGCAATTAGAATCACTTTTCAAAGGAAAATTATGA
- a CDS encoding aminotransferase class III-fold pyridoxal phosphate-dependent enzyme, producing the protein MKESSSLIADDLYADPRILQAKQLIMEAVTDHQKKIQHIAPPKEFLKAYSNHLLAEYEELRGGKLWYPFVGSGIGNGCLVELTDGSIKYDLISGIGVHYLGHSSPLLIESSIDAAISDTVMQGNLQQNRDSIELARMLIERSHMDHCFFSSSGVMANENALKLAFQKKSPAYRLLAFEHAFAGRTWALSQITDKPAFREGLPANVFVDYVPFYDPEHPEESTAKALEVLKTHLKRYPNQYAAMLIEFVQGEGGIYPGSTAFFTPLFNLLKEAGVTIIADEIQTFGRTPRLFAFQHFGLDSYIDIATIGKLSHVCATLFTKEFKPRAGLLSQTFTSSTTAVQASLKILTELFEGSYFGAEGKIMQIQEHFFKNFSAIEKKSPDLIKGPYGIGTMIAFTPFDGDSQRTAHFAQALFKAGVMSFIAGTNPTRIRFLIPAGAIKPHEIDIVTSIIEHTLIQEKE; encoded by the coding sequence ATGAAAGAATCTTCTTCCTTAATTGCGGATGATCTTTATGCTGACCCAAGAATTCTTCAGGCTAAGCAGCTGATTATGGAAGCGGTGACTGATCACCAAAAAAAAATCCAGCATATCGCTCCGCCAAAAGAATTTCTGAAAGCCTATTCTAATCATCTGCTTGCAGAATATGAAGAACTGCGCGGAGGTAAATTATGGTATCCCTTCGTAGGCAGTGGAATTGGAAACGGATGCTTAGTTGAGCTAACAGATGGAAGCATTAAATATGATTTAATTAGTGGAATCGGTGTGCATTATTTAGGTCACAGTTCCCCTTTGTTGATTGAATCCAGTATCGACGCAGCTATTAGTGATACTGTTATGCAAGGAAATCTCCAGCAAAACAGAGATTCCATTGAGCTTGCCCGTATGTTGATTGAGCGTTCCCATATGGATCATTGCTTTTTTTCTTCCTCGGGAGTCATGGCTAACGAAAATGCCCTTAAATTGGCTTTTCAGAAAAAATCACCAGCTTACCGCTTATTGGCATTTGAGCATGCCTTTGCAGGAAGAACGTGGGCGCTTTCTCAAATTACAGATAAGCCGGCTTTCAGGGAAGGACTACCCGCAAATGTTTTTGTGGATTACGTTCCGTTTTATGATCCTGAACATCCAGAAGAAAGTACAGCAAAAGCTTTAGAAGTGCTAAAAACACACTTAAAGCGCTATCCAAATCAATATGCGGCAATGCTGATCGAATTTGTGCAGGGAGAAGGGGGTATTTATCCTGGTTCCACGGCTTTTTTTACACCTCTCTTTAATCTCTTAAAAGAAGCTGGAGTCACGATTATTGCTGATGAAATCCAGACCTTTGGACGAACGCCGCGATTATTCGCTTTTCAACACTTCGGCTTAGATTCTTACATTGATATTGCCACCATCGGCAAACTTTCGCATGTTTGCGCCACACTATTTACCAAGGAATTTAAACCTCGGGCAGGACTCTTAAGCCAAACCTTCACCAGTAGTACAACAGCCGTACAAGCTTCCCTTAAAATTTTGACCGAACTTTTTGAGGGTTCTTACTTTGGTGCAGAAGGCAAGATTATGCAAATACAGGAGCATTTCTTTAAAAATTTTTCTGCGATCGAAAAAAAGTCTCCAGACCTTATAAAAGGCCCATACGGGATAGGAACCATGATAGCTTTTACTCCGTTTGACGGTGATAGCCAGCGCACCGCACATTTTGCTCAGGCATTATTTAAGGCTGGAGTTATGAGCTTTATAGCCGGAACAAATCCTACGCGCATCCGTTTTTTGATCCCTGCAGGAGCCATCAAACCTCATGAAATCGATATCGTCACAAGCATCATTGAACACACATTAATCCAAGAGAAAGAGTGA
- a CDS encoding arginine N-succinyltransferase: MLIVRPIELKDLSAYQELAFNASIGITTLPKNKTLLEKKVHLSLQSFQKKTLFPENELYIFVLEDTDSKSVGGTCAIFSKTGIQAPAYYYKVITEKRDSPFLVAESRVLHPISYVYGPSEVCGIFLKKEFRKGGLGKLLSFTRFLFMASFPHFFTKTIISSIRGRIDSQGNSPFWNSLGHHFLSKSLDEVFHLLEDQKISHKEIITPYPVHGALLSKKACQTIGKPHMNSTPAFKMLKNQGFSITDEIDIFDGGPKLMAELSDIHAITKSRTGFIKKISSNIENSTYSLICNQNHPFRVCYGEVSAKKEEVTLSSQVCEALQLEQGDAVRYLHIPKHH, translated from the coding sequence ATGCTTATTGTTCGCCCAATAGAGCTAAAAGATTTATCTGCTTATCAAGAACTTGCTTTTAATGCTTCCATTGGCATTACTACACTCCCTAAAAACAAAACGCTGCTCGAAAAAAAAGTGCATCTCTCCCTTCAATCGTTTCAAAAAAAAACTCTTTTTCCTGAAAATGAACTTTACATCTTTGTCTTAGAAGACACCGATTCAAAGTCTGTGGGAGGGACGTGTGCCATCTTTTCTAAAACGGGCATCCAAGCCCCTGCTTACTACTACAAAGTGATCACAGAAAAGAGGGATTCCCCTTTTCTAGTTGCAGAATCACGGGTCTTACATCCCATTAGCTATGTTTACGGTCCTTCTGAAGTTTGTGGAATTTTTCTTAAAAAAGAGTTTCGAAAAGGTGGTCTGGGTAAACTCCTTTCGTTTACGCGCTTTTTATTTATGGCTTCCTTTCCACATTTTTTTACAAAGACCATTATTTCATCCATTCGAGGACGTATTGATTCGCAAGGAAATTCCCCTTTTTGGAATAGCCTTGGTCATCATTTTTTATCAAAGTCTTTAGATGAAGTATTTCATCTATTAGAAGATCAAAAAATTTCTCACAAAGAAATTATTACGCCTTACCCTGTTCATGGGGCCCTTTTGTCAAAAAAAGCCTGCCAAACAATCGGAAAACCACATATGAATTCGACTCCTGCTTTCAAAATGCTAAAAAATCAAGGGTTTTCAATCACAGATGAAATCGATATTTTTGATGGAGGCCCCAAGTTAATGGCGGAGTTAAGTGATATTCATGCCATCACTAAAAGTCGCACAGGATTTATCAAAAAAATCTCAAGCAATATAGAGAATTCCACCTACTCTCTTATATGTAATCAAAATCATCCTTTTCGGGTTTGCTATGGAGAAGTCTCTGCTAAAAAAGAAGAAGTGACTCTTTCATCTCAAGTTTGTGAAGCTCTGCAACTTGAACAAGGGGATGCGGTACGCTACCTTCACATTCCTAAACATCATTAA
- a CDS encoding CheR family methyltransferase, translating to MEQAYAETYKKIQSLIEEKTGIELSFFGFPFFEKSIQERLTTLSIPVEEYYPFLSNNPTEFQELIELFVNSETWFFRERKGIDYVADLAKKKCEEGNSPILILSAAASSGEEPYSIAMALFDKQLLPSDFRIDAVDISNRSLVKALQGRYKNNSFRGQDLFFQQRYFQLKNNLYHLDDQIKAQVHFMHDNLVNSDLFLKKRLYDVIFCRNLLIYLNPKAQENVIFLMDHLLKENGVLIVAPAETELLRTHGFLPEADPGVCAFRKKSTQKIEAKIAKKTPSFSSKNSFKFREGLATMVQNNGHVEKDLLKQAFQHADKGELDEAMQTCQLFVQTHGANADAYYLLGVLHQAIGHNDEAEAFYRKSIYLNPNHYQALTYLALLLEIKGEKDDAFLLYQRAEKIEKKLKEKNG from the coding sequence ATGGAACAAGCATACGCTGAAACTTATAAAAAAATTCAATCCCTCATTGAAGAGAAAACCGGAATTGAACTTTCTTTTTTTGGCTTTCCTTTTTTCGAGAAAAGTATTCAAGAAAGATTGACCACTCTCTCCATTCCTGTCGAGGAGTATTATCCTTTTTTATCAAATAATCCTACTGAATTTCAAGAGCTTATAGAATTATTTGTAAACTCAGAAACATGGTTTTTTCGAGAAAGGAAAGGAATTGATTACGTTGCCGATCTTGCTAAGAAAAAATGTGAAGAAGGAAATAGCCCCATTCTCATTTTGAGTGCGGCAGCCTCGTCCGGAGAAGAGCCCTATTCCATTGCCATGGCTCTCTTTGATAAACAATTGCTTCCCTCTGATTTTCGGATTGATGCCGTTGATATTAGCAATCGCTCTCTCGTAAAGGCCTTGCAGGGGAGGTACAAAAATAACTCTTTTCGGGGGCAAGACCTCTTTTTTCAACAACGCTACTTTCAATTGAAAAATAACCTGTATCATCTTGATGACCAGATAAAAGCTCAAGTGCACTTTATGCACGATAATCTGGTGAACTCCGATTTATTTCTTAAAAAAAGATTGTATGATGTCATTTTTTGCCGCAACCTGCTGATTTATTTAAATCCTAAGGCTCAAGAAAATGTCATTTTTTTAATGGATCATCTTTTAAAAGAGAACGGTGTTCTTATTGTGGCTCCAGCTGAAACAGAGTTGCTTCGTACGCACGGTTTTTTGCCTGAAGCGGATCCAGGAGTTTGTGCTTTTAGAAAGAAATCTACGCAAAAAATTGAAGCAAAGATAGCCAAAAAAACACCCTCTTTTTCTTCGAAAAATAGCTTTAAGTTTAGAGAAGGCCTAGCGACCATGGTTCAAAATAATGGACATGTGGAAAAAGATCTTCTTAAACAAGCTTTTCAACATGCAGATAAAGGTGAGCTTGATGAGGCTATGCAGACATGTCAGCTTTTTGTTCAGACCCATGGTGCAAACGCGGATGCTTATTATTTGCTTGGAGTTCTTCACCAGGCAATCGGACATAATGATGAGGCTGAAGCTTTTTATCGCAAATCGATTTATCTCAATCCTAATCATTACCAAGCCTTGACCTATTTAGCTTTACTCCTTGAGATAAAAGGAGAAAAAGATGATGCCTTTTTACTTTATCAGCGAGCGGAAAAAATAGAGAAAAAACTAAAAGAAAAAAACGGCTAA